The Petroclostridium xylanilyticum region CATCATAATTACTTATTCCTTTTAATATACTTATTATCTCACCCATCTTTTTATCAATATCCATACTTGTCCCCCACAATAAACCTTTTTTAATATATTAATTTATATCTTATCTCCCTATAAAATCATTATATCAAAATTTATACATCATAGTATAATATTTTAATCACTATATAATCTTCTTATGGTAGTTATTTACTGTATATTTTAACTACATAATGATTTTATTTTAACAAACTGCTCTATTTGTGATAAGGAGCATTATGTATAATGCGGTAGGACCTGTAAATTTGTTCATAAATAATAATCAACAATATATTAATATCAATATCCATCCGAGAAATAGATAATACATAGTCTGCTTCGATATTATCCACACCTATAAATATAGTAATATTACTATTACCACTTACACCCAACTGCGCAATTTTCCCCGCTAATTGTTCAGAAGACAGTTGCTCACCATCTTTATCGATTTTAATTACATATGATTTATCGGTTATTTCTTTGGTCGGATTTTTCGCTTCTACATATTCTACTTTGCAGTATGCGCTTAAACGTTTAGTATATTCCTGTATAGCATCTTTAACATATTTTTCTTTTATCTTTTCTGTGTTAATAATTCTAATCTTCATACTCTCTCCCTATCGATAGTGTAAAATATCAGATAAATTATATCACTAATTGACAATGGGTAAGAGCACTGTGAACTACCCCCACCTATAGAGGTGGTAGCTTCGTGGTCAAGGCAAGCTACCTTGCCAGATTACCCACGCTCAAAGGGCTGTTCCATCCCCATATTGACCATATTACATGGCTAATTTTAGTAGATTTTTTGCTGCATTTATATCCCTATCATGTTTTGTATGGCAATTTGAACATTCCCATTCCCTCAACCCTAAATCTATTCCTACCCTATTATCTACTTTAGGTAAAGTTTGAATTTCTGCTTCCGCCAATACCGAAACATAATATTTACCTGTTGGTGTTTTAGATATAGTTACTGATTTTTTAATCCCTTCAAATTGCCTGTGTTGTTTTATCTTTATTTTTGTTTTCAACTTTGGTATCTTTAAGTATCCATTATCTATACTTACTGTCCCATTTTGATTATTTGTTGTGTAAGATTGATATCCTTTTTTCTTCTTGAATTTTGGAAAACCTATACTTTTATCCCTAAAAAAGTTGTTATATGCTTTTTCTAAATTAAGTTGAGCATTAGCAAGGGCTAAACTATCTACTTCTCTTAGAAAAGGATATTCTTTTTTATATTTTGCAGGAGTTGTTTTTATCATTTTTCCTGTTTGTTTATAATAATCTATTTTATCTGATAGCATTTTGTTGTATATAAATCTTACACAACCAAATACTTTAGCAAAATATTCTTGTTGTTCTTTTGTTGGGGATATCCTATATTTATAGGCTTTAAGCACATCTACACCTCCTCCCTTTGATTTTCTATGTATTTTTTTATTACTTCAATTGGTGCTCAACCTGTTGTAAGTAAACAGAAACTTCTTGACCAAAAATATTCTTTCCATAGTTGTTGCTTTATTTCTGGAAATTCTTTTTTTATTATTCTTGAGGAGGCACTTTTATACGCATTTATAAACTTAGATAATTCTGTATTAGGATGTGCTTTGAATAATATATGCACATGGTCTTTATCGTGATTCCATTCTTGCAAGGTGATATTGTAATTCTTTTGTATTTGTACAAACATTTCCTTTAGTCTGTTGGATATAGCATCATTTATTACTTTTCTTCTGTATTTAGTCACTAATACAAGATGGTAATATAGTAAGAATACTGAATGATTATTGCTATCAAGTTTCATTGATTTTCCTAAACTCCTTCCTTATAATACTGATTATATCGCAAAGGAAGGAATTGTCAAGCGACATTCATCACCCACTTATAGAAGTGGGCGACTTCTTCACTTCATACTCTCCAGCAGATAAAACATTACTGTCACAGCCAGCAAGTCTGCTGAGCCTCCTGGACTGATATTTTTCTTAATAAAGTCCTCATCCATCTCGTATATAATCTTTCTGCCTTCCTCCGTAAATATGCCTCCTAGGCTTAGTGCACGTCTTGCATACTCTTTTACATACTCAAGGATGCAAAGATCATGTCTGGCAATTACATTTGTATCTTCAGATACAGTCATTAGATAAAGAAGAACCTGCACTAAAATATCATTTATATCTGCTGCCCTTGAATTTACAAGTTCACGCATTACAGGCAGAGATGTGCTAAGTACTGTAGAATACCCGCTTTCAGCTTCTCCCCTTATGCCTTTTATTCCATACTTTTTATAAATTTTTTCTCCATAGGTCATCTTTTCTTTATTCTGACTGGCAGTTAATTCCCTCTCTGACAGTCCTCGAGTCATTTTTATTATTTTGCTGCTGATTATTTCACAATCAAGCTTGCTTCCGTTATTTTCAAAATAACAGCTTGCAGCAGCGGCACAAATAATTCCGAGAGAGAAAACAAGCCCTTTGTGGGTATTAACTCCACCTGTGGCTTCAAACATTCTTTTTTCTGCTTCTATACCCAAAGCCCTTAGATTGTTGAACAAATCTGCAGGATCTTTCTGAGCAGCCTCTGCTCCAAGAACAGCGGATTTGTAGAAGTAATGAGCCAGCGCCGCAGTACTTGACATGAATGTGAAATAATCCATGTCCTTATGGGCGCCTGCATTCCGCCTGTCCACCAATCCCGGCTTAGGAGTGGCAGAAACCTCATAGAGCAGGGATTCTACAGCATATTGGCTTATTTGTTCGCATATGTCAAAATTGGCAGTCATTTAATCAATTCCTTATATCAGATTTTTTACCTTTTTAAAAAGAGAAGGTACTTAACATATCATAGTATGCTTCAGTACCTTCTTAAATTAAACATCTTATTATGCAGCAGCTTTCTTTCTAAATACAGGCAGTGTCTTTATAAATGGGAAGAGCACGCATGCTATTGTAGCAATAAGCAGCACCACTGCAATCGGTGAACCTACAAATATGCTATAGCTGCCGTTGGATAGTACAAGAGCCTGCCTGAAAGATACTTCCATGGTATTTCCTACTATAACCGCCAGAATCATAGGAGATGAATCTATCTTAGCTTTTTGCATAAAGTATCCTATTATACCAAATATAATCATAATATAGAAGTCTGTTACACTGTTGCTGATAGCGTATGTGCCTATGAACGCCAGTCCGAGCACAATAGGATACAAAATCTTCGGCGGTATTGCCAGAACCCTTACCAAAGCACCTGCCATAGGGATATTTATAACAGCCAGGATAATATTTCCAACAACCATACTTGCTATAAGTCCCCATGCAATTTCAGGATTCTTTTCAAAAAGCAGAGGTCCGGGCTGAAGCCCCAACATTAACAAAGCTCCCATCATAACTGCTGTAGTACCGGAACCCGGTATTCCAAGTGACATCATCGGGATAAGAGCTCCCACTGAAGCGGCATTATTTGCGGCTTCCGGCGCTGCAAGTCCAATAATTTCTCCCTTTCCAAATGCATCAGGATCTTTTGACATCTGCTTCTCATTATTATAGGCAACCAAAGAAGCCATTGTTCCTCCTGCACCGGGAAGAGCGCCAATTACAAATCCTATCGGAGTGCTTCTGAGAATCGGAAGCCATGTTCTCTTCCAATCTTCCTTTGTTATCCATATCTTGCCGAATTTAGTCTGCATCTTTTTCTTTCCTTCTTTGATGTCCCTGAAGCACTTGAATACCTCTCCTAAAGCATACATGGCAATAATAACTGTTAAAAAGTCAATTCCTGATTGCAGATCCATAGAACCAAAAGTAAAACGTGCTACACCTGATTGAGCATCAAGCCCTACAGTGGATATTGCCAATCCAAAAAACATTGATATAAATCCGCGTATAACATTTCCTTTAGTCATGGAGGCAGTCATCGACAATGCTGCCAGCATGAGCAGACAATATTCAGCAGGTCCGAACTTCAACGCAAATTTTGCTACCGGAGTTGCCAGAAATATCATAAATATAACTGAAATCATTCCGCCTATAAAGGAGGCTATGGCTGAAATAGCAAGGGCAGCTTCTGCCCTGCCGTTCAATGTCATAGGGTACCCGTCAAATGTAGCTGCTATTGCAGCACCGTCTCCGGGTGTGTTTATCAAAATAGAACTTCTTGAACCTCCAAACATTGCTCCATAATACACACCGCACATGGTAATGAGTGCAGCAGTAGGTCCCATTGTATATGTCAGAGGCAGAAGTACGGCTACGCCGGTCGCAGGTCCTAGGCCGGGAAGCATGCCGATTATCGTACCAAGAACTCCTCCTAAAGTTACCCACAGTATATTCATTGGAGTTAAAGCTTCTTGAAATCCTATCAGCAAATTGTGCAATATTGTATCCATCTTATTATTTCACCCCAAATCTCAAATTTCTAAAAAGGCATCATTGGAAGCGGTATCGATAAAAACTTCATGAAAACTATATATACACCGATACTGAAACCAAGAGCAACTGCTATATTTGTTTTCCACTGTTCTTTGCCATTAAGCGCAAATAACATTGCACACATAAACAAAGTAGTTGACAGCACATATCCTATTTCTTCAAATAGGAAAGCATATATCAAGCTTACTGCGCAAGTATATATAATCAATTTTGTATCGTATGAAAGTCCCTTTTTGGCACTATCTTTTTCAACTTTTTTCTGTTCTTTCTTTCTGACTTCTCCAACAAAAAGCAATATTCCGCATATTATCATGCAAATTCCCAGTATCAATGGAAACATCATCGGTTCCAAAGGATTTCCTATACTGGGTCTTTCCATATTGTAAGCAAGAATACTATATACTATGCCGAATGCTATAGTAACAATTCCTGTTATTGAACCAGTATTCACTATAATACCTCCCGTTAATTAAATCATTTAAGAGACTGGATTACCAGCCTCTTAAATGATTAAAATTTTGCTTCCAGCCAACCGATTAGTTCTTCAGCATGCCTATTTCCTGCAGCAATGCTTTATATTCTTCATTTGTCTTATCAAGGAAACTTGCAAATTCCTGCCCGTCAGAATATACTATGTCCCAACCGTTCTTTTTGCAAAGTTCTTTCCATTCAGATGTTTCCGACATTTTCTTAAGTGTTTCAGACCAGTACTTCACTGCATACTCAGGCATTCCCGGTGCACCGAATAATCCTCTCCAGTTTACAAATGTTTCATTTATGCCCTGTTCCTTGCAAGTAGGTATTTCTTTAAACACACCTTCTCCTACACGTTTGTCTGCAGTTGTTGCAAGAACTTTAATATCTCCGCTTTCAATGAGGGCTCTGATATCTGCCAATCCTATTGAAATCAGATCCACATGCCCACCCATAAGCTGAGCAGAAGCTGTACCATCCTGGAAGCTGACATAATCTATTGCCTTCAAATCTTTTACACCTGCAGCTTTAGCTATTTTAAGGAACTGCAAATGATCCATGCTTCCGGCAGCTGAAGTTCCGCCGATTTTTACACTTTTCGGATTATTCTTCAAGGCATCCATTACTTCGTTAATTGTCTTATATTTTGAATTCTTTCCTACTGCAAATGCACCATAATCAGCAATTAATCTGGCAATAGGTGTTGTATCCTTATAGCTTAATTTTGTAGAACCATTTAGATTTATAAGGAGAAGCGGTGGTGAGTATACGCTTAATATAGTATCACTGCCTTTTTTCTCCTGCAGGTAGGAAAGCGCTACACCGCCGCCTCCACCCGGCTTATTTGTTACAGGCATAGGTACGGATACCAGTTTTGTATCCTGCAATGTTTTTGCTACTGAACGGATTGTTAAATCCCATCCGCCGCCCGCTCCGGCAGGTGCTATAAATTCCATTGTCTTTGTAGGATATTTTACTTCTTTTTGTCCTCCCTGCTTTGCTGCAGACTTGCCACAGCCGGAAACCAGCATTGATAATGCCAATGCAGCTGTAATGGTAGTTAAACCTAATTTCTTAAAAGTCATGAGAATCCCCCTTTAATTTACATAATATGATTTTTATTGCATATAATATGGCAGAATTTAATCACCTAATCTATTTTCCCTCCTTTCTTCAAGTGTTTTAGCCTAACTTAATAGACACGATCAAAATGCTGCCATTTAATTCTGAAAGAAAAACTGTAGACAGATAATGAATATTATAAATTAACCTGCATTTTTGAAATATTCATCAGCAATTTCTTTGATTTTAAAAAGCAATTCTTCTAATCTATGCTTTTTGCTGCGTGCACAGCTATATGCATCTTCTTCGCACAACAAACACTTTCTTTTACGTTTTTTAAGAGTATCTCTCTGAATCAGGTTGCATTTTCTGTCAATAACGTCAATGTCAAAAAGCCTTCCCATTGGATGATTTTCTTCAATCTCTACACAAATTTTTTTAATTTGAATTTCATCAGCATCTACTGAAACAAACGCCTCTGCACCGGTAAATTTATAGTTCGCTTCCTCATGAATTATCTTTATTCCGTTTAACTGAAATCCCCTTTTTATGGCGCTTAAACCTGCGTCAAAGATTCTTCTGCTTAATTGAGAGTCTTTGTTATTCCCTGGAATATTCACCGTAAAAGATATCAGCCCGGCTTTATGCCTTTCAATTAATTCTTTTTGTTTTTGCGCCCTCTGTTCCCTGGCTAAAAGAAGATCTTCCAATGATACCTCTTTTACTTGAGTCATCATGCTCTCTCCCTTTTTACCTGCCTTATCACGTCTATAACAGAGCCATCCCTGTAGTCTACAATTCCAACTACATTGTCTTCAACCTTTATGGGCTCAGGCTTCCCTACTACTCTTTCAGCCTTTGCTTTTAGTTCTTCTATGGTGCAAACAGGCATTTTTGCTGCTTTCAAGTTGTATAATAAATCCTGTCTTAAAGGATTAACTGCAATTCCCTGATCGGTAACAAGAATATCTACTGTATGACCAGGTGTAACGATTGTGTTTACTTTGTCTAATATAGTAGGCATTCTGCCTCTTATAAGCGGCGCTACAATAATTGATACAGCTGCTCCTGCAGCAGTGTCAGGATGTCCTCCTATTGCACCTCTTATAACACCGTCAGATCCTGTTAATACATTTACGTTGAAGTCTACGTCTATTTCCAATGCGCTGAGCACAACTATATCGAGCTGGTTTACCGCGCTTCCTTCATGGTCAGGGTTTGCATAGTATGATGCGTCTATTTGTGCATGGTATCTGTTATTTTTAAGTGATTCTGCCGCTATAAGGTCGAAACTCTGTACATCTAGCAGCTTTTTTATAAGCCCTTCTTCGTGGAGTTTTACAATCTGGCCTGTGATGCCTCCTAATGCAAAGCTTGCTTTAATGCCTTTTGCAAGCATTTTTTCTCTTAAAAACCTTGTAGTTGCCAGCGATGCTCCTCCAGAGCCTGTCTGCAGTGAGAAACCATCTTGGAAATATCCTGAGGCTTCTATAACATTTGCTGCATGCTGTGCAATTAGAAGGTCTCTAGGATTACTTGTGAATCTGGTTGCCCCTGACATAATCCCTTTTGGGTCGCCTATGGCATCCACTTTTACTATATAATCAACATGTGACTGCGGAATTCCAAACGGAACATTGGGGTATCCTACAATATTGTCTGTCAGCAGTATTACTTTATTTGCATACTGGGCGTCGACTTTAGCATATCCTAGTGAGCCGCATACGGATGCCGCATTACTTTCTCTTGAATATCCGTTTGCATTTCCATAAGGGTCGCACGATGGTACTCCTAAAAATGCTACGTCTATGGGAAGCTCCCCATTGCTTATGGCTCTGGCTCTTCCTCCATGAGACCTGAACCTTACCGGAATATTCATAAGCCCATCTGAAATTGCTTCTGCCAGAGGTCCTCTTAGTCCGCTTGTTTCAATTCTCCTGATTACTCCATTCTTTATATGTTCAATAACAGGAGCATGTACTTCTGATAATGAACTGGCTGCTAAAACCAGGTCTTTAATCCCCATCTTTGAAATGACATCCAATACCATGTTGACTACATAGTCGCCATTTCTGAAATGGTGGTGGAAGGATATAGTCATTCCATCTTTTAAGCCTGCTTCCACAATGGCTTTTTCCAATGTAGGCACCAGCTTTTTTATATGATGGGAAGCCTGATGCTCTTTAAGGCTTCTTGTATCCTTTGCCTGTCCGTCAACGTATTTTTTCCTGTAAGGTGTCAACTTTCCCAATCCTGATATTTCTTCAGGTATTTCTCTGCCTGTTTCGTTAAGCATTTTCCATCACCTCATTGTCTACATTTACTCTCGCAGCTTCAGCTAATTCAAGCACTCTACGCGCTCTTTCAACAATTGGCTTATCAATCATTTTCCCGTCAAGACTTATAACTCCGGAACCTTTTGCTTCTGCTTCTTTTATTGCCTGCATAATTCGCAGGGATTTTTTTATTTCCTCTTGTGTAGGTGTGAATATCCTGTTTACAGGTTCAATTTGTCTTGGGTTGATAATTGATTTTCCATCAAATCCTAACTGCTTTATCAGTTTTACTTCATTTATAAAACCTTCTTCATCATTTACATCTGAAAAAACAGTATCAATTGCCGCTATTCCTGCCGCTCTCGCTGCCAGTACAATCTGGTTTCTTGCAGTTAAAAGCTCAATCCCTTCAAGAGAGCGGGTTGTTTTTAAATCGGTTACAAAATCTTCAGCTCCTAGCGCTATACCTACTAGTCTGGGGCTTGCCACAGCTATTTTGTAAGCATTGATTACTCCCAGCGCGCTTTCAATTGCTGCAAAAAGTTTTATGGTTCCAGGTTCTATGCCAACCTCTTTTTCTATCTTTGTTATTAATTTATCAGCTTCTTCTACATCCTCAGGCTTTTCTGTTTTTGGCAAACGGATTACATCAGGCTTTGCCCTTACAATTGCCTCAAAATCTTCTCTGCCGTATGGAGTGTCGAGCCCGTTTACACGTACAACTGTTTCAGCAGTTCCATAGTCAAATGTCTTTAAGGCGTGGAATACTAAAAACCTTGCTGCATCCTTTTCTTTAATTGATACTGAATCTTCCAGATCAAACATAATAGAATCTGATCCGTAGATATGAACATCTCTAATCATCCCGGGATTATTGCCGGGCACATAAAGCATTGTCCTTCTTAATCGCCCCATTTATCTCTCCCCCCACTTGTACTCTGTATTTTCAGCAGCCCTGTATACAGCTGTTGACACTCTTGCTTTTATGGTGCAGTCAAGAGCTCCCTTATCGTTAGCTCTCACCAGAACATCTTCTACTCCTAATTCTTCGAGTGTTTCCTTGATAACTTTTCTTACCTGATTGCCAAACTGATTTTCAACAACGCTTTTAAGTTCGATTTCAATACCTTTTCCTTCGTTTGGTTCTACGGAAATGATAATATCACTTGATTCCATTGTCCCGGCAACTGCAGGATTTACTATCTTCATGGTTCTACCCCCTTGGCTTTAATGTCTTTTATTTTGTGATTGCTGTATTCTTTTAACTATCTGCTGGCCTTCTTCAGATATTAAATAGTTATAGGTAGTCTTAGGGACTAACTGCTTTATCGCATCCAATTCTCCATTTTTGATTAACTCCCTCACCCTTGATGCACTGACCGCCTTATCACCAACTGCTAATCTTGGAACTTCTATAACTTCAATATTCTTTTCAGGAAGCAGTTTCTTCATTATGCTGTTGTAAGTCCGTGTTACAGCACAGTACGGTTCTTCCCCTACAAATCTCTTTGTAATGTTAAGTGCAGGTGCAATATAATCTCCAAAAATTGTTAAGTCTAAAATAGCATGTGTTTCTACAATATCGCTGTATTCCTTGATGAAATATGAAGGGAAAGTAGCGTCTGATATTATATAGTCCTTTCCCATATGAACTGCAACATTAGATAAATGGCTTACCCCCTCTTTTACCAGCCTATATCTTACATTGGCAGGAAAACTTGACCTATCTTCCCAAACAACAAATATGTTAAGCTGGTCGCTCATGGACGCAGCATATTCAATTAAATACTGGTGCCCCAGTGTAAAAGGGTTGCAGTTTACTACTATTGACGAAACAACTCCTCCCTGCGCTTTATGGGCAGAAATTTCATTAAGATAATTCTTAAGCCCGTTGAGCCTGTTTTCCATCAATACTACTTTTGATGGCACTTCTGCTATTTTATAAAAACCTAGTTCAGTAAAAGTTTTAATATTCTCAGGTTTTGTATAAACAAAAAGATGTGTCCTTAAGCGCCTGTATTGCTCATTTATCAAATGGCTTACAATTTTATTCGATAATCCTCTGTTTTGATATTCAGGGTCGACAGCAATACACTTTAAAACTCTTCCTGAAAAAGAACCGGTTCCAATAATCCTGCCTTTATCAAGAAGTGCAACGCAATACTCAATATCTTTATCCATCAAAAGATTCTGTTCATTTAAGAAATTCTCCACCAAACTCTTTTCATGAATAGAATTTAAATTAATTATCTGCTCTGCAAAATTGTCAAATTCCACATCTATCTCCTCCTAACTCAAACATTCAGGATATTTAAATAATTTTCTTTATCCAACCATTATCCGGAGGATAGAACATCCCCTATCATCTTGCCAAGTTTTGCGCTGAAAATAGGTTTAATCATATAATCATCAATAATCTGCTTGTCTTTATATCCAAGTACTGTCTCGTCCAAAAATCCTGTAATCAATATAATTTTTATATCCTGACGTATCTGTTTTAACCTTTCTGCCAGTTCTACTCCAGTAAGATAAGGCATTGTCATATCTGTAATAACCAAATCAAATTTTTTTGGGCTTTCTTCAAAAATTTTGAGTGCTCCTATACTGCTCGTATCAGCAACAACATTAAACCCAAAATACTCCAATTCCTTTTTCAGCATATTTACTACCTTCTGTTTATCGTCAACAAGCAGGATAGTGCCCTCACCATATATTAATTTATCTTTTTCATTCACCTCGATTGAAGGCTTCTCCTTCATCTTCGGCAAATATACATTAAAACAACTTCCTTCTCCCAGTTTGCTTTCCACAGTTATTGCACCTTTATGTTTATCAATAATTCCCTGAACAATGAATAATCCTAAACCTGTTCCCTCACCCGCAGGTTTTGTTGTAAAAAACGGGTCAAATATCTTGGAAATAGTTTCTTCACTCATGCCGCATCCTGTATCTTTAACTGTAATGCGCACATACTCTCCCTCATATATGCCTGAATCTTTCAATGCCTTCTCTTTATCTGCTTCAACAGTATCAACCGTTATCTCAAGAGTGCCTCCGGAATGCTTCATTGCATGGTATGCATTAGTACATAAGTTAAAAATAACCTGATGTATCTGAGCCTTATTTGCAAAGATATAGCTACAATCACAATTTATATTCTCCACAACATTTATGTTTGTGGGTAAAACAGATTTCGCAAGCTTTAGAGTCTCTTTTAGCAAATCATTAATGCATATAGCCTGAAATTTTGAAACCCCATTATCATTCCGGCTTAGAATAAGTATTTGTTCAATCAGCTCCTTTGCTTTCACAGAAGAATCATATATTTCTGCAACATCTTCATATAATTCATCTTTTTCTGAGAGTTTGCTCATTAAAAGCTCTGAGTATCCAAGGATAGGCGTTAATAAATTGTTGAATTCATGAGCTATGCCTCCTGTTAGAAGGCCTATAGTTTTCAGTTTCTCAGAATGCTGCAGCTGAATATCCCTTCTTCTCAATTCTTCTGATGCGTTATTCAGTTCTCTGAGATATTTTGTTTCAATCTCAAGAGCT contains the following coding sequences:
- a CDS encoding Bug family tripartite tricarboxylate transporter substrate binding protein → MTFKKLGLTTITAALALSMLVSGCGKSAAKQGGQKEVKYPTKTMEFIAPAGAGGGWDLTIRSVAKTLQDTKLVSVPMPVTNKPGGGGGVALSYLQEKKGSDTILSVYSPPLLLINLNGSTKLSYKDTTPIARLIADYGAFAVGKNSKYKTINEVMDALKNNPKSVKIGGTSAAGSMDHLQFLKIAKAAGVKDLKAIDYVSFQDGTASAQLMGGHVDLISIGLADIRALIESGDIKVLATTADKRVGEGVFKEIPTCKEQGINETFVNWRGLFGAPGMPEYAVKYWSETLKKMSETSEWKELCKKNGWDIVYSDGQEFASFLDKTNEEYKALLQEIGMLKN
- the citE gene encoding citrate (pro-3S)-lyase subunit beta, with product MGRLRRTMLYVPGNNPGMIRDVHIYGSDSIMFDLEDSVSIKEKDAARFLVFHALKTFDYGTAETVVRVNGLDTPYGREDFEAIVRAKPDVIRLPKTEKPEDVEEADKLITKIEKEVGIEPGTIKLFAAIESALGVINAYKIAVASPRLVGIALGAEDFVTDLKTTRSLEGIELLTARNQIVLAARAAGIAAIDTVFSDVNDEEGFINEVKLIKQLGFDGKSIINPRQIEPVNRIFTPTQEEIKKSLRIMQAIKEAEAKGSGVISLDGKMIDKPIVERARRVLELAEAARVNVDNEVMENA
- the citX gene encoding citrate lyase holo-[acyl-carrier protein] synthase; translated protein: MMTQVKEVSLEDLLLAREQRAQKQKELIERHKAGLISFTVNIPGNNKDSQLSRRIFDAGLSAIKRGFQLNGIKIIHEEANYKFTGAEAFVSVDADEIQIKKICVEIEENHPMGRLFDIDVIDRKCNLIQRDTLKKRKRKCLLCEEDAYSCARSKKHRLEELLFKIKEIADEYFKNAG
- the citC gene encoding [citrate (pro-3S)-lyase] ligase; protein product: MEFDNFAEQIINLNSIHEKSLVENFLNEQNLLMDKDIEYCVALLDKGRIIGTGSFSGRVLKCIAVDPEYQNRGLSNKIVSHLINEQYRRLRTHLFVYTKPENIKTFTELGFYKIAEVPSKVVLMENRLNGLKNYLNEISAHKAQGGVVSSIVVNCNPFTLGHQYLIEYAASMSDQLNIFVVWEDRSSFPANVRYRLVKEGVSHLSNVAVHMGKDYIISDATFPSYFIKEYSDIVETHAILDLTIFGDYIAPALNITKRFVGEEPYCAVTRTYNSIMKKLLPEKNIEVIEVPRLAVGDKAVSASRVRELIKNGELDAIKQLVPKTTYNYLISEEGQQIVKRIQQSQNKRH
- the tnpA gene encoding IS200/IS605 family transposase; amino-acid sequence: MKLDSNNHSVFLLYYHLVLVTKYRRKVINDAISNRLKEMFVQIQKNYNITLQEWNHDKDHVHILFKAHPNTELSKFINAYKSASSRIIKKEFPEIKQQLWKEYFWSRSFCLLTTG
- a CDS encoding 23S rRNA (pseudouridine(1915)-N(3))-methyltransferase RlmH, giving the protein MKIRIINTEKIKEKYVKDAIQEYTKRLSAYCKVEYVEAKNPTKEITDKSYVIKIDKDGEQLSSEQLAGKIAQLGVSGNSNITIFIGVDNIEADYVLSISRMDIDINILLIIIYEQIYRSYRIIHNAPYHK
- the citF gene encoding citrate lyase subunit alpha, coding for MLNETGREIPEEISGLGKLTPYRKKYVDGQAKDTRSLKEHQASHHIKKLVPTLEKAIVEAGLKDGMTISFHHHFRNGDYVVNMVLDVISKMGIKDLVLAASSLSEVHAPVIEHIKNGVIRRIETSGLRGPLAEAISDGLMNIPVRFRSHGGRARAISNGELPIDVAFLGVPSCDPYGNANGYSRESNAASVCGSLGYAKVDAQYANKVILLTDNIVGYPNVPFGIPQSHVDYIVKVDAIGDPKGIMSGATRFTSNPRDLLIAQHAANVIEASGYFQDGFSLQTGSGGASLATTRFLREKMLAKGIKASFALGGITGQIVKLHEEGLIKKLLDVQSFDLIAAESLKNNRYHAQIDASYYANPDHEGSAVNQLDIVVLSALEIDVDFNVNVLTGSDGVIRGAIGGHPDTAAGAAVSIIVAPLIRGRMPTILDKVNTIVTPGHTVDILVTDQGIAVNPLRQDLLYNLKAAKMPVCTIEELKAKAERVVGKPEPIKVEDNVVGIVDYRDGSVIDVIRQVKRERA
- a CDS encoding tripartite tricarboxylate transporter permease, producing MDTILHNLLIGFQEALTPMNILWVTLGGVLGTIIGMLPGLGPATGVAVLLPLTYTMGPTAALITMCGVYYGAMFGGSRSSILINTPGDGAAIAATFDGYPMTLNGRAEAALAISAIASFIGGMISVIFMIFLATPVAKFALKFGPAEYCLLMLAALSMTASMTKGNVIRGFISMFFGLAISTVGLDAQSGVARFTFGSMDLQSGIDFLTVIIAMYALGEVFKCFRDIKEGKKKMQTKFGKIWITKEDWKRTWLPILRSTPIGFVIGALPGAGGTMASLVAYNNEKQMSKDPDAFGKGEIIGLAAPEAANNAASVGALIPMMSLGIPGSGTTAVMMGALLMLGLQPGPLLFEKNPEIAWGLIASMVVGNIILAVINIPMAGALVRVLAIPPKILYPIVLGLAFIGTYAISNSVTDFYIMIIFGIIGYFMQKAKIDSSPMILAVIVGNTMEVSFRQALVLSNGSYSIFVGSPIAVVLLIATIACVLFPFIKTLPVFRKKAAA
- a CDS encoding tripartite tricarboxylate transporter TctB family protein; protein product: MNTGSITGIVTIAFGIVYSILAYNMERPSIGNPLEPMMFPLILGICMIICGILLFVGEVRKKEQKKVEKDSAKKGLSYDTKLIIYTCAVSLIYAFLFEEIGYVLSTTLFMCAMLFALNGKEQWKTNIAVALGFSIGVYIVFMKFLSIPLPMMPF
- the citD gene encoding citrate lyase acyl carrier protein; its protein translation is MKIVNPAVAGTMESSDIIISVEPNEGKGIEIELKSVVENQFGNQVRKVIKETLEELGVEDVLVRANDKGALDCTIKARVSTAVYRAAENTEYKWGER
- the citG gene encoding triphosphoribosyl-dephospho-CoA synthase CitG; its protein translation is MTANFDICEQISQYAVESLLYEVSATPKPGLVDRRNAGAHKDMDYFTFMSSTAALAHYFYKSAVLGAEAAQKDPADLFNNLRALGIEAEKRMFEATGGVNTHKGLVFSLGIICAAAASCYFENNGSKLDCEIISSKIIKMTRGLSERELTASQNKEKMTYGEKIYKKYGIKGIRGEAESGYSTVLSTSLPVMRELVNSRAADINDILVQVLLYLMTVSEDTNVIARHDLCILEYVKEYARRALSLGGIFTEEGRKIIYEMDEDFIKKNISPGGSADLLAVTVMFYLLESMK